The genomic segment TCCCCGGCGACGGAGTAGCACGAGTCGATCTCGGACAGGTGGGCCAGCCGGTCGGGCGCGTCGTCGGGCTGCGACGGGTCGAACGGGCGGATCGCCACGAAGGCCGTCAACGGCAGTTCCAAGGCCTCGTACGACACCTTGGCCGTGTAACCCGCGATCACGCCGCGCTGCTCGAGCCGCCGCACCCGCTGGTGCACGGCCGAGACGCTCAGGCCGACCCGCTCGGCCAGATCCGTGTACGACAGGCGGCCGTCAGCGGTGAGGGCGCCCACGATCGCCCGGTCGATCTCTTCCACGGGCGACACCCTACCTGTTACAAGGCGTTCTTCTCGGCCTCGGCCAGCACGGCCCGGGCCTGCGCCTCGTCGGTGGCGTTGACCAGCACCGGCACGCCGTCGGTGACGGCCAGGGCGGGGTCGAGCCCGCCCGCGTCGTCGGCCAGCGCGATCGCTTTCAGCCCGTTGCTCTGCAGCAGCCCGACGATCAGGTCGGCCTCGATCTGGGAGCCGGCGACGGCCACGGTGACGGTCTCGATGTCGTTCATGCCCGACAGCTTTGCCGAAGATCGGCCCGCTCAAACCCCCCTGACGAGGGACCGGCTGATCACCAGACGCTGGATCTGGTTGGTGCCCTCGACGATCTGCAGCACCTTGGCCTCGCGGAACCAGCGCTCGACGGGATGGTCGCTGACGTAACCCGCGCCGCCCAGCACCTGGACGGCGTCGGTGGTCACGCGCATCGCGGTGTCGGTGGCGAACAGCTTGGCCTGGGCCGCCTCGGTCGAGAACGGGCGGCCGGCGTCCTTGAGGCGGGCCGCGGACAGCAGCAGGGCGCGGGCGGCGGAGATCTGGGTCGCCATGTCGGCCAGCAGGAAGCCCACGCCCTGGAAGTCGGCGACGGCCCGGCCGAACTGCTCGCGCTCGCGGGCGTAACCGACCGCGTAGTCCAGGGCGGCCTGGGCCAGCCCGACGGCGCAGGCGGCGATGCCGAGCCGGCCCGCGTCGAGCGCCTCCATGGCGATGGTGAAGCCGATGCCCTCGGCGCCCACCAGCCGGTCGGCGTCGAGCTTGCAGTCATCGAAGACGATCTGGGCGGGGGCCGACGAGCGCAGGCCCATCACCTTCTCGGCCTTCTGCGGCCGGAGCCCGGGGGTGCCCGCGTCGGCGAGCAGGCACGAGATGCCACGGGCGCCCGGTCCCCCCGTACGGGCGAAGATGTTGTAGAAGTCGGCGTCGCGCCCGTGGGTGATCCACGCCTTGGTGCCGTTGACGACCCAGCGGCCGTCGCCGTCGCACCCGGCCTTCGTCTGCAACGACGCGGCGTCGCTGCCGCCCTGCGGTTCGGAGAGGCAGTACGCCCCCAGCAGTTCGCCACCGAGCATGTCGGGCAGCAGCTTGCGCAGCTTCTCGCTGCCGTGGGCGAAGACCGGATAGCAGGCCAGGGTGTGCACGCTGACCGCCTCGGCGATGGCCAGCCAGGTGCCCGCGAGGGTCTCGAGCACCTGCAGATAGACCTCGTACGGCTGGGCGGCCCCGCCGTCGGCCTCCGGATAGGGCAGGCCCAGCAGGCCGGACCGTCCGACCGTGCGCACCACCTCACGGGGGAACTCGCCGCGCGCCTCGAAACCGGCGGCCTTCGGGGCCAGCTCACGGGCGCACAGCTCACGGGTCAGGTCGAGCAGGTCATGGGCTTCGGCGGTGGGGAGCATCCGATCAACCGTCACGACGCTTAGCTTAACGGTCGTTTGGGTCGCGATGCGACAGGCTGCCGTTAAGGTGGCACGGTGACCGCACAGCCGCTGCTCGCCGTCGACGCTCCCAGCCTCTATTTCCGCGCCTTCCACGGCATCCCCGAGAAGGCGGCCCGGACCAGCGCGGGCGAGCCGGTCAACGCGATCCGCGGCTTCCTGGACATGATCGCTCAGCTGGTGCGCACCCGGAGGCCCGATCGGGTGGTCTGCGCGCTCGACGCCAGCTGGCGGCCGGCCTGGCGGGTCGAGCTGGTGCCGTCGTACAAGAAGCACCGGGTCGCGCACGGCGACGTCGAGGTGGTGCCGCCCGCCCTGGAGAAGCAGGTTCCCGTCTTGCTCGAGGTGCTCGCGGCGGTGGGCATCCCGGCGTTCGGAGTGGACGGCTACGAGGCCGACGACGTGCTGGGCACGCTGGCCGCCACGCAACCCGCGCCGGTCGAGGTGGTCTCGGGCGACCGCGACCTGTTCCAGCTGGTCGACGACGACCGCGGCACGAGGCTGCTCTACTGCGGGCGCGGCGTGGCCAAGCTCGAGGACGCCGACAACGCGCTGGTCGAAAGCAAGTACGGGGTGCCCGCGAAGTGGTACGCGGACTTCGCGGCCATGCGCGGCGACGCCAGCGACGGCCTGCCCGGCGTGCCCGGCGTGGGCGAGAAGACGGCGGCCCGGCTGGTCATGCGTTACGGCGGGGTCGAGCAGATCCTGGCCGCGCTGGACGATCCCGACGCCGGGTTCGCGCCGGGGGTGCGCACCAAACTCGACGCCTCACGCGACTATCTGGCGGCGGCGCTGCCGGTGTGCAAGGTGGCCCTGGACGTGAAGCTGCCCGATTTCGATCCGGCCGTTCCGCGCTCCCCCCGGGATCCGGACGCGCTGATCGCCCTGGCCGAGCGGTGGAACCTGGCCAACTCGGCCAAGCGCCTGGTGGACGCGCTCGCGGCCTAGAACGTCAGCACGTACGTCTGGCCCTTGACCTGGCCCGCGCCGAAACCGACGTGCGGCTCCTCCTCGACCAGCTCGAAACCGCGCGACACGTAGAGGCGGCCGGCCGTGGCTTGCTGATCGGTGGTCCACAATCTCGTTCGGCGATATCCACTTCTGCGCGCGAAGTCCAGGCAGGTGTCCACCAGCCGCGCGCCGAATCCGTGCCCGCGCGCCTCCGGGACCACCAGCAGCACCCGCAGCACGGCCGTGTCGTCGCCGCCGTCCACGCAGAAGACGGAGCCGGCACGGCGACCGTCCTGGCGTTCGGCGATCCAAGCGTTCTCCCGTACGGGGTCGTGCCCGCCCGCGTAGCCGGCGACGATCCGCGCCACGAGCGTCTCGAAAGAAGCGTCCCAGCCCCACTCCGACGCGTAGAGCTCACCGTGCGCCTGGATCACCCAGCCCAGATCGCCGGGCCGGCCCAGTTCCCTGATCATCACTGCCTCCCGCCGCCACTGAAACAGTCGTTTCAGCGGGGATACTATCCCCTCGTGGCGCAGGGGCGGCGGGACGAACTTCTGGACAAGGCGTACGCCTACGTCCGCGCGTCCGGCCTCTCCGACATGTCCCTCCGGCCGCTGGCGGCGGCGATCGGGTCGAGCCCGCGGGTGCTGCTGTTCCTGTTCGAGAGCAAGGACGGCCTGATCCGCGCCCTGCTGGCCCGGGCCCGGGAGGACGAGCTGTCGGCCTTGCGGGGCACCCTCCCCCACGGCGCCGGCGCCGGCGCGGCCGGGCTGGCCGTGTGGGAGTGGCTGGCCGATCCGGGCCACGCCTCGCTGTTGCGCCTGTGGGCCGAGGCCTACGCGCGCTCGCTCGGCGCCACCGACGGGCCGTGGGCGGGTTTCGCGGCCGAGACCGTGGCCGACTGGCTCGACGTCCTGGCCCGCGCCGACCCCGGATCGAGCCCGGCCCAGCGTACGGCGGTGCTGGCCGTGCTGCGCGGCGCTCTGCTCGACCTCCTGGCCACCGGCGACGTCGACCGCGTCACGTCCGGCGTGCGCCACGCGTTGTCGGCGGCTTCCCCGTCGTCCTGACTACGGCCGATGCCCACCGGACGCCGGCTCTGTCCGATCACGTCGATCCGCGCTGCCGTCGCGGTCAGCGCCGCCGTCGCGGTCAGCGCCGCCCTCCGCACGGTGGCGGCGGCCCGAGAGTACGTCGGCCAGCGCGGCGAGCAGGGCCACCGTCACGAAGCTGACGGTGAGCCACAGCGAGCCGCGGAACGCGCCGCCCCAGTCGCCCTGACCGGCGGCCAGACGGTTGAAGAAGAAGGAACCCACCGCGGCGATCCCCATGGCCGTGCCGATGCGCTGACCGGTCTGCAGCACCGCGCCGGCACTGCCCGCCCTTTCCACCGGCACCTCGGAGAGGGTCAGCGTCTGGTTCGGGCTGATCACGAAGCCGCTGCCCAGCCCGGCCACCAGCAGCGGGAGCGCGGCCGCCCAGCCGCCGCCCGAGCCGGGCACCAGCCGCAGCGCGATGTCGGCCGCGGCCAGCCCCACGATGACCGCGATCAGGCCGCCGACGACCATGTGCCGGCCGAACCGCTGCACGAACCGGCCGCCCACCGCGGACGCCACGGCCGAGCCGACCGCGAACGGGGTGATGGCCAGGCCCGCCTCCAGGGCGCTGTAGCCCAGGCCGCTCTGCAGGTAGAGCGTGTAGATGAAGAAGATCGTGGTGAATCCGGCGAAGTACAGCAGGCCGATGAGGGCACCCAGACCGTACGAGCGGACCTTGAACAGGCTCAGCTCGACGAGCGCGGTGCCCCGGAACCGCCGCTCCCACCACCAGAACACCGCCAGCACCGCGGCTCCCGCCACCACCAGCAGCCACTTCCAGGCACCGGTCCACTCGCGTTCCTGCACGAGGGGCAGCAGCACCAGCACCACGCCCAGGCCGAGCAGGGCCACACCGACCGGGTCGAGGCTCTCCCGCCGCTTGCCGCCCTGCGCCAGGGGGATCCAGCGCATCCCGAGGATCACGGCCACGATGCCGATCGGCACGTTGAGGTAGAAGATCCAGCGCCAGCCCTCGCTCGGGCCGAGCAGCGCGATGAGCAGGCCACCGAGCAGCGGGCCGACCGCTGTGGAGACACCGATGGTGGCGCCGAGCAGCCCGAACGGTTTGCCCCGCTCCTTGGGCTCGAACATCTGCTGGATGAGCCCGGAGACCTGCGGGTTGACGATGCCCGCGGCGGCGCCCTGCACGAGCCGGGCCACGACCAGCCACAGGGCCGACTGGGCCAGGCCGGCGGCCGCGCTGGCCAGCGTGAACAGGATCAGCCCGACGACGAAGGCGTTGCGCCGGCCGCGGGCGTCGCCGAACCGGCCGGCCGGCACGAGCAGCAGCCCGAACGTCAGCGCGTACCCGGACAGCACCCATTGCAGCTCGGCCGAGCTCAACTGGAGCTCGTCACGGATCGACGGCAGGGCGACGTTGACGATGCTCACATCGAGCAGGGTCATGAAGCCCGCGACCAGGGCAACGGTGAGCGCTTTCCAGCGCGTGGACTGTTCGGGTGTCACGGTCCGACCGATTCCCCGCTCGATCGGCGGCTAACCCGCGATCTAATGTGTGCCGCATGACGTCGTTCGCGGTGGTGGGGTCCGGGTGGCGGGCCGAGATGTTCTGGCGGCTGGCGGCGGCTCTGCCCGACGTCGAGTGCGTGGGCGCGGTCGTGCGCACGCCGCGCGATCTGCCGGTGCCCACGTTCTCCTCGCTCGACGACATCCGGCCCGACTTCGTGGTCACCGCGGTGCCCTGGGCGGCCAACCCGTCGGTGATCGTCGAAGCGGTTGACCGCGGGCTGCCGGTGCTGGCCGAGACGCCGCCCGCGCCCGGCGCCGACGGGCTGACCGAGCTCTGGCAGCGCACCGGCGACACCGGGCTGGTCCAGGTGGCCGAGCAGTACCTGCTGGTGCCGGCGCACGCCGCGCGCCTGGCCGCCGTACGGGCTCAGGTGATCGGCACGCCGACGCAGGTGCAGGTGTCGTCGACGCACATGTATCACGCGGTCTCGATGATGCGCGGCTTCCTGGGCGCCGGACGCGGCCCGGTGACCGTGCGGGCCTCCCGCAGCACGGCCCCGCTGGTCGACCCGCTGACCCGCGACGGCTGGACCGACGACCCCGAGCCCAGACCGGCCACCACGACGATCGCCACCATCGACTTCGGCGACGGGCTTTCCGGGCTCTACGACTTCACCGACAATCAGTGGCACAACCAGCTGCGGTTCCGCCGGATCGTGGTCCGCGGCACGCACGGCGAGCTGCGTGACGACGAGGTCGTGCGGCTCACCGAGCCCCGCACGATCGTGCGCTCGCCCCTCGTGCGCCGGCAGACCGGTTACGACCTCGACCTGGACGACTTCGACACCGACACGATCACGCTGGGCGACCGGGTGCTGTTCCGCAACCCGTTCCCGGGCCGCCGGTTCAACGACGAGGAGATCGCGATCGCCACGTTGTTGCGGCGCATGGCCGACTGGGTGCGCGGGGACGGCCCGCCGCCCTATCCTCTGGCCGACGGCGCGCACGATCACCGGATCGCGCTCGCCGTCGAGGAATCGGCTGATACCGACCGTACCGTGACGATCCCCACACCGATCTGGCGGTAGATCCGACCATTCACTCAGGCCGGGACCCGGCCGCCCGATGAAAAAACGGGACAGCCCGAGCCACGACCGGAGGGGGGCCGATGACGACGCGAGCTGTTCGCGCCGCGTTCGGCGCGTGGATCGTGGTGATTTCCGCGTTCTACTACGCCTTCCCCGACGCGCACCTGTTCACGTGGGCGCTGCTCGGCTACTCCAGCGCCGCGATGGTGCTGGTCGGCGTGCGGCTCCATCGCCCGTCACGCCGGCTGCCGTGGTATCTGATCGCGGTCGCGCTGGTGTTCTTCACGACCGGCGACTCGCTCTACAACTTCATCCTCTTCCTGGGCCGCGAACCGGCCTTCCCCGGCCCCACCGACCTGCTCTACCTGGCCGTCTACGTGTTCCTGACGGCCGCCTTCCTGCTGTTCGTGCGGGCTCGCGGCGGCGCCAGCAACCGCGCCGCCCTGCTCGACGCGCTCGTCCCCACCGTCGGCCTGGGCCTGCTCTCGTGGGTGTACTGGATCGCGCCGTTCACCCGCTCGCACGAGCTCAGCTTCCTGGAGAAGCTCGTCTCGATCGGCTACCCGTTCGGCGACGTGCTCACCCTGGCCCTGACGCTACGCATGCTGACCAGCCCCGGCCGCAAACCGCGGGCGCTGATCGCCCTCGTCGTCGCGATGGCCGGCCTGCTCGTCAGCGACATCTTCTACGGGCAGAGCCAGCTCAACAGCGCCTGGTCGCTGGGCGGCCCGGTCGACCTGGGCTGGATCATCTTCTACGCCGTGATGGCCTGGACCGCCCTCATGCCCTCGATGACGCTGCTCACCGAGAAGCTGCCCCAGGCCGCCGGGACCGACCTGCGCACCGGCCGGCTGGCCCTGATGGCCACGGCCGCCCTGATCGCCCCGGCCGTGCTCTACGTCGAATGGATCAACGGCAAGGAGATCGAGTCGGCTCGCGGCGGCGTCGTGGACGCGCCGGTCATCGCGGGCGCCGCGGCGCTGATGTTCCTGCTCGTGCTGGGCCGGGTCAACGGGCTGGCGGTGGCCCAGCGCCACGCCCGGGCCCGCGAGCGGGCGCTGCACCAGGCGGGCGCGGCCGTGTTCGCGGCCACCACCGAG from the Paractinoplanes abujensis genome contains:
- a CDS encoding Lrp/AsnC family transcriptional regulator; protein product: MEEIDRAIVGALTADGRLSYTDLAERVGLSVSAVHQRVRRLEQRGVIAGYTAKVSYEALELPLTAFVAIRPFDPSQPDDAPDRLAHLSEIDSCYSVAGEDFYMLLVRVGSPADLERLLQEIRTAANVTTRTTVVLSTPYENRPPRITAELSERTP
- a CDS encoding putative signal transducing protein; its protein translation is MNDIETVTVAVAGSQIEADLIVGLLQSNGLKAIALADDAGGLDPALAVTDGVPVLVNATDEAQARAVLAEAEKNAL
- a CDS encoding acyl-CoA dehydrogenase family protein; the encoded protein is MTVDRMLPTAEAHDLLDLTRELCARELAPKAAGFEARGEFPREVVRTVGRSGLLGLPYPEADGGAAQPYEVYLQVLETLAGTWLAIAEAVSVHTLACYPVFAHGSEKLRKLLPDMLGGELLGAYCLSEPQGGSDAASLQTKAGCDGDGRWVVNGTKAWITHGRDADFYNIFARTGGPGARGISCLLADAGTPGLRPQKAEKVMGLRSSAPAQIVFDDCKLDADRLVGAEGIGFTIAMEALDAGRLGIAACAVGLAQAALDYAVGYAREREQFGRAVADFQGVGFLLADMATQISAARALLLSAARLKDAGRPFSTEAAQAKLFATDTAMRVTTDAVQVLGGAGYVSDHPVERWFREAKVLQIVEGTNQIQRLVISRSLVRGV
- a CDS encoding 5'-3' exonuclease; the protein is MTAQPLLAVDAPSLYFRAFHGIPEKAARTSAGEPVNAIRGFLDMIAQLVRTRRPDRVVCALDASWRPAWRVELVPSYKKHRVAHGDVEVVPPALEKQVPVLLEVLAAVGIPAFGVDGYEADDVLGTLAATQPAPVEVVSGDRDLFQLVDDDRGTRLLYCGRGVAKLEDADNALVESKYGVPAKWYADFAAMRGDASDGLPGVPGVGEKTAARLVMRYGGVEQILAALDDPDAGFAPGVRTKLDASRDYLAAALPVCKVALDVKLPDFDPAVPRSPRDPDALIALAERWNLANSAKRLVDALAA
- a CDS encoding GNAT family N-acetyltransferase, which translates into the protein MIRELGRPGDLGWVIQAHGELYASEWGWDASFETLVARIVAGYAGGHDPVRENAWIAERQDGRRAGSVFCVDGGDDTAVLRVLLVVPEARGHGFGARLVDTCLDFARRSGYRRTRLWTTDQQATAGRLYVSRGFELVEEEPHVGFGAGQVKGQTYVLTF
- a CDS encoding TetR/AcrR family transcriptional regulator, whose translation is MAQGRRDELLDKAYAYVRASGLSDMSLRPLAAAIGSSPRVLLFLFESKDGLIRALLARAREDELSALRGTLPHGAGAGAAGLAVWEWLADPGHASLLRLWAEAYARSLGATDGPWAGFAAETVADWLDVLARADPGSSPAQRTAVLAVLRGALLDLLATGDVDRVTSGVRHALSAASPSS
- a CDS encoding MFS transporter, whose protein sequence is MTPEQSTRWKALTVALVAGFMTLLDVSIVNVALPSIRDELQLSSAELQWVLSGYALTFGLLLVPAGRFGDARGRRNAFVVGLILFTLASAAAGLAQSALWLVVARLVQGAAAGIVNPQVSGLIQQMFEPKERGKPFGLLGATIGVSTAVGPLLGGLLIALLGPSEGWRWIFYLNVPIGIVAVILGMRWIPLAQGGKRRESLDPVGVALLGLGVVLVLLPLVQEREWTGAWKWLLVVAGAAVLAVFWWWERRFRGTALVELSLFKVRSYGLGALIGLLYFAGFTTIFFIYTLYLQSGLGYSALEAGLAITPFAVGSAVASAVGGRFVQRFGRHMVVGGLIAVIVGLAAADIALRLVPGSGGGWAAALPLLVAGLGSGFVISPNQTLTLSEVPVERAGSAGAVLQTGQRIGTAMGIAAVGSFFFNRLAAGQGDWGGAFRGSLWLTVSFVTVALLAALADVLSGRRHRAEGGADRDGGADRDGSADRRDRTEPASGGHRP
- a CDS encoding Gfo/Idh/MocA family protein: MTSFAVVGSGWRAEMFWRLAAALPDVECVGAVVRTPRDLPVPTFSSLDDIRPDFVVTAVPWAANPSVIVEAVDRGLPVLAETPPAPGADGLTELWQRTGDTGLVQVAEQYLLVPAHAARLAAVRAQVIGTPTQVQVSSTHMYHAVSMMRGFLGAGRGPVTVRASRSTAPLVDPLTRDGWTDDPEPRPATTTIATIDFGDGLSGLYDFTDNQWHNQLRFRRIVVRGTHGELRDDEVVRLTEPRTIVRSPLVRRQTGYDLDLDDFDTDTITLGDRVLFRNPFPGRRFNDEEIAIATLLRRMADWVRGDGPPPYPLADGAHDHRIALAVEESADTDRTVTIPTPIWR